A single region of the Thermococcus zilligii AN1 genome encodes:
- a CDS encoding carbamoyltransferase family protein: MILGIHDGHDAGVALIDGERIFAVNEERLNRIKKYRGFPGLSLRKVLEMAGAGPEDVDVIAVAGIFRKLSRLKELEANLKSLFGPEFKRKVLFVEHHLAHSASAYYTSGWRDALAVSIDAAGDGLSSSVYIAREGEMVRIAQSTYVDSLGDFYSSVTELLGFTPMMHEGKVMSLAAYGRPAYDLSSIIELNGLTFENHLGVVGVDATKRLAELFRFPLEHAKEIALRMKKGELDGELQRKAIEIAASAQAHLEKLVEELGLKLRGYALPLAYAGGVAQNVKANAILRHIFGDDNLWVFPAMDDSGLAFGAAVFVKTQMERLDGKWRPFKLEHVYLGPEYGQDYVEGFLRSEGVEYEEVDVPSFLGDALDEGKLVGLFQGAMEFGPRALGNRSILADPRDEGVKERLNVALKRDVFQPFAPSLLWERAHEYLEDLNGAPNEFMTMSYTASEAFRAEALAVVHVDGTTRPQAVREEINPAYYRVIKEFEERTGLGAVLNTSFNMHGEPIVCSPEDALRTFRKAGLDVLVVERFAVFAKT; encoded by the coding sequence CCGGGGCAGGGCCGGAAGACGTTGATGTCATAGCCGTTGCCGGGATTTTCAGGAAGCTCTCCCGCCTTAAAGAGCTTGAGGCAAACCTCAAAAGCCTCTTCGGGCCGGAGTTTAAGAGGAAGGTCCTCTTCGTTGAGCACCACTTAGCCCACTCGGCCTCAGCCTACTACACGAGCGGCTGGAGGGATGCCTTAGCTGTTAGCATAGACGCGGCAGGGGATGGGCTGAGCTCTTCTGTTTACATAGCCAGGGAGGGCGAGATGGTAAGGATAGCCCAGAGCACCTACGTTGACTCCCTCGGCGACTTCTACTCATCGGTTACGGAGCTTTTAGGGTTCACCCCGATGATGCACGAGGGCAAGGTGATGAGCCTGGCCGCGTACGGGAGGCCGGCCTACGACCTGAGCTCAATAATCGAGCTGAACGGTTTAACCTTCGAAAACCACCTCGGGGTTGTGGGCGTTGATGCGACGAAGAGACTTGCCGAGCTCTTCAGGTTCCCGCTGGAGCACGCCAAGGAAATCGCCCTCAGAATGAAGAAGGGGGAACTGGACGGCGAACTCCAGAGAAAAGCTATCGAGATAGCCGCCAGTGCGCAGGCCCACCTTGAGAAGCTTGTGGAGGAGCTTGGCCTCAAACTGAGGGGCTACGCTCTTCCCCTGGCCTACGCGGGCGGAGTCGCCCAGAACGTCAAGGCCAACGCAATCCTGAGGCACATTTTTGGCGACGATAACCTGTGGGTCTTCCCGGCCATGGACGACAGCGGACTGGCCTTCGGGGCGGCGGTTTTCGTTAAGACCCAGATGGAGAGGCTCGACGGAAAGTGGAGGCCTTTCAAGCTCGAGCACGTCTATCTCGGGCCAGAATACGGGCAGGATTACGTTGAGGGCTTCTTAAGAAGCGAGGGTGTTGAATACGAGGAGGTTGACGTTCCGTCCTTCCTTGGGGACGCCTTAGACGAAGGGAAGCTGGTTGGCCTCTTCCAGGGGGCGATGGAGTTCGGGCCGAGAGCTCTGGGAAACCGCTCGATTTTAGCTGACCCGAGGGACGAGGGCGTTAAGGAAAGGCTCAACGTTGCCCTGAAGAGGGACGTCTTCCAGCCCTTTGCGCCGTCACTGCTATGGGAGAGGGCCCATGAATACCTTGAAGACCTAAACGGGGCTCCCAACGAGTTCATGACCATGAGCTACACCGCCAGCGAAGCCTTCAGGGCAGAAGCTCTCGCCGTTGTCCACGTCGACGGGACAACGAGGCCCCAGGCGGTTAGGGAGGAAATCAACCCCGCTTACTACCGCGTAATCAAGGAATTCGAAGAGAGGACCGGCCTTGGGGCAGTGCTGAACACGAGCTTCAACATGCACGGTGAGCCGATAGTTTGCTCCCCTGAGGACGCGCTTAGAACCTTCAGAAAAGCCGGGCTCGACGTCCTGGTCGTCGAAAGGTTTGCAGTTTTTGCAAAAACTTAA
- a CDS encoding iron-containing alcohol dehydrogenase codes for MFQLKTRIIEGEGSLKALSREVRGYERVLILSSSSMKRHGFLGEVEDCVREAGAEVFSVTNLPAEPGVETVEELLPKLREEFQPDLLVALGGGSVIDTAKALKVFYDAPEVKFEEIAFIDRFSKPKPVPKLKTPLIAIPSTSGAGSEVSASSVLKKGEVKYNIVSLEIAPEVAILDPRLPRTMPGEVARNSGLDVLVHGIEAYTTKAANPFSDTMAINAIKTVYRWLPLSVKGDEEARARVHYAATMAGIAFLNARLGLCHAMSHKAAWIGPHGLLNAIFIPYVMEFNAERSEYARKRYAEIARELGFNTAKDLIEVVKELNEMLGVPGLSELVDEEAFVSKVEEMANKAYRDGLIPFNPVEPKPEEIRELYLRAFYGR; via the coding sequence ATGTTCCAGCTGAAAACCCGGATCATAGAGGGGGAGGGGAGTTTGAAGGCCCTCTCGAGGGAAGTCAGGGGCTACGAGCGCGTTCTTATACTTTCCTCAAGCTCAATGAAGAGGCACGGCTTCCTGGGTGAGGTCGAGGACTGTGTGAGGGAAGCAGGTGCCGAGGTCTTCTCCGTTACGAACCTCCCCGCGGAGCCGGGCGTCGAGACGGTTGAAGAGCTACTCCCCAAGTTGAGGGAAGAGTTCCAGCCCGACTTACTGGTTGCCCTCGGCGGTGGGAGCGTCATCGACACGGCCAAAGCTTTGAAGGTCTTCTACGATGCCCCCGAGGTGAAGTTTGAGGAGATCGCCTTCATCGACCGCTTTTCAAAGCCCAAACCAGTTCCTAAGTTGAAAACACCCCTCATCGCGATACCCTCAACGAGCGGCGCCGGGAGTGAAGTTTCGGCTTCGAGCGTGCTGAAGAAGGGAGAGGTCAAATACAACATCGTCAGCCTCGAGATAGCTCCGGAAGTGGCCATCCTCGACCCAAGGCTTCCGAGAACCATGCCCGGGGAAGTTGCCAGGAACTCTGGCCTCGATGTTCTCGTCCACGGTATAGAGGCCTACACGACGAAGGCCGCAAACCCATTCAGCGACACGATGGCGATAAATGCCATAAAGACCGTCTACAGGTGGCTCCCGCTCTCGGTAAAAGGCGACGAAGAAGCCAGGGCAAGAGTCCACTACGCGGCCACAATGGCTGGAATAGCGTTCCTGAACGCGCGCCTCGGGCTCTGCCATGCGATGAGCCACAAGGCGGCATGGATAGGGCCCCATGGCCTTCTGAACGCAATATTCATCCCCTACGTGATGGAGTTCAACGCCGAGAGAAGCGAGTACGCGAGGAAACGCTATGCTGAGATAGCGAGAGAGCTTGGCTTCAATACGGCCAAAGACCTCATTGAGGTCGTTAAGGAGCTCAACGAGATGCTTGGAGTCCCGGGACTGAGCGAGCTCGTGGATGAGGAGGCCTTCGTCTCAAAGGTGGAAGAAATGGCAAATAAAGCCTACCGCGATGGGCTGATCCCCTTCAACCCCGTGGAGCCGAAGCCTGAGGAGATAAGGGAGCTCTATCTGAGGGCTTTTTACGGGAGGTGA